Genomic DNA from Theileria equi strain WA chromosome 4 map unlocalized gcontig_1105316255033, whole genome shotgun sequence:
CTTCCAAAGTGCCAGAGTTGCTGAGAAAAGttaaaagatgaaaatgcaCACTGGTGCTTTTAATTAGACTCGATTTGTATATATTCTTGTTTAATATGTCAGTATCGCAATCGTCTATACGCTCCAGTCGCTTCTTTGCCGACTGCCAAAGCGCATCGGAAGGCTTCCTACACAAAAGTTGTCTAACACAGCAAAACAAAAgcaagaagaagaaaaggattAAAATTACAGAAAATAAAGAGACTCTAAGTGTCATCCGAGGGCTAATATCATGCTGTCTCGGAAATCGACAAAGCACAGACCTCTCAAACATCTCTTTCATGGGTAATTACAGCCAATTGTGAATGTTATACATCTAGGTTATGACTTGGGTGATGTGTTCGAGGATGCTAGCACGGTGGACACCGTTTCGGAACTAGAGTCTTTGCCTTCCTCGAGAAAAGCAACTGTATATCTACACATGCATGCTCATGCTATTCCACAGGCAACTTGGGCTATTGAACCATCGAGGAAATTCAAATCAGCTGAGATAAAACTCCCAGAAGCTAGATGGCTGCTCCTATCATGGGCATCGAGAATAATAAGAGGAGATTCTGTCAACAAATCACTCCTCAATTCACTTGTCTCCGAGTGCACAAGCAAGCATAAAAAGGTCGAATTCATGTCAAACACTATCATCAAAACATTTCCTGGTCTAGAACTTGCGGTATGTTCATCTTGGTGATTAAAATTTGCCAGGAGGAAATACAAGAAATGGGCGCAATGGATTTCTCGGTAGCCATTGACACAATGATGATCACATTGAATGACTATGTTGGAATCGACAAAAATACATTTTTGTTCATTGTAAAGAAGGAGTGTTGCTACGGAGTATATCATATCCACAGAGGTAATAGAAATTATACCCAAAATGTGTTAATAGGGGCGTGCAAGGATCTTATAATTTTCGAAATACAACTCTTTGAAAAAAACGGCATCTACTACTTTTCTCGCATGTTATCATTCAACGGGTTTGTTTAGTTACAGCACACAAAATGTATAGAGTGGATAAGATGAAAGAGTACCTAGTCCAAAGCAGATCTCTACAAGTATGTCTAACTCGGTTCCATAACGTCTATAGGTTCCATCGAGGCTgtccttttattttttcaactTCAAGAGAATTCCACATAATTGGTTAAACGAAAATATTCCGAGTCAAAATGAGTATAGCACCCTAGAAAAGGGTACACGTTCCACAAACGCatataaaaatgtacaGCTGAAAAAATAGGAGATGTTTCCAGAATTCAACTAAAAGAAGCTATAGGTcattttttacattctGTAAACATGAATAACAGATCCAAAATGCGATGTTAAACAAATTTATCGTCATGCAAAAATGATTGCAAACATGAATTCGTAATGCTTCTGGTGTTTTACCATCTAAATAGTATCTGAAAGGTCAAATTTCGCAGATGGTTCAGCTTCTTCTCCGTACTGCAGGGCAACATCTGTAGCAACCAAAATCTGTTCGAGTGAAAGCTCATCGTTTATGttcaaaggaagaaatcCAACCAAATCGAAATCCTCCAACAGGGATGCAAACGCAGTGTTTAACCTCCTATACGTTGGTGGTAAGTGAGCATCTAATGCTTCCACCAAGTCGTCTGCGCTCTTATTGATTGAAGTACAAAGAGTGCCATAATTCATATCTTCACAATCCTCACCAGACATTATAGACTTTTGAAAGTTTAAATGGTGTTTTGAAAGCCCAAATGTGCTGCTAGTAACATCTGCAAATGGTTTTAGGTTAATATTCCCTGTAGTATCCGCATCATAGAGCAGATCGCACTTTGataaaatgtttatatgtGGCATTTCCAAATTAACCATTGCTGCAAGACCAGCCAATGACCCAGAAATGAGCTTGGACGGATCAGTCATAAAGCTTACATCAAGCAAGAATACTGCAAGGGCATTTATTCCTAATCTTTGTAAAAGCTGTGTTATCCTCTTTACATAAGGAATGTGTATAAAAAGCTCAATTTGACCGGGAGTATCAAATAGTAGATATGCTTCATCACCATAAGTCTCTTCAATCTGTTCTGCCAACCATTCTATATTTTCGCCAAGGAGCTCGGCACTGCGGACGAGCGCTCCATTTGGTCCcaattcttcctcttctaCAACTGCTCCAATATCCACAAAATCACGTATATCGGTATCGAATGGGTTAATCTCTGCAATATTTTATGTAAGTGTGAATTAAAGACGAATAAACGAACCTTCCTTCTTCTGTCCCGGTTTCTTTGACTTTTTTTCATGATCAAAGACGATACCTTCCTCTGTAGCAGGATCCAGGTTGATGATATGGCAAACACGTTTGCAAGCCGACAGATATTCCTGGAACATCTTACAGTATGTGGTCTTACCGCTGCCAGCAGGACCCAGTACTATCTGTGCGTATCTCATTGTTTCACAACTTCAAAATATCTACTATACATTTGCAAGAGCTTTTTGCCCTAACAGATTCTATTCATCATGATAATTTACAATAAGGAACATCCACACCCGGAAACGTCTACTACCACATGTACCAAATCTGGTGACAGCTTCAAGTCGCAAATATCAATGCACGTGAAACTTATTTGCGCTGTATCGTCATGTTAATCACAAAAATGAAATGTAACGCTCTGAAAACATCAATGGGCCAACCGGAACCGCAAGGGTTGCCTTCTATTACATTCCCGGCAAATTTCTCTAAATAAAATAAGAGagaggaaaattcctcgCTGTAATGCATCATAAAGTTGAGAAACGCGCGGATAAATGGCAACGTAGGAACACATTTGCCTCCAAAGTGTAGGATCTGTTCACACGAACTTGTGGACCTTGTAAAAGAGAAATTTGTGATCATTCAGAAATTCCTACTGTCTGTTGCAACGGAATATGAAAAGCGTAAGTTTTGCTCTTATGACACGCACTCGCCCGATGTCGTTGCAGCCCTCTAACGCTTTTGCCTCTTGATACCCTGCTCTTTTATTTGAAATTGTTTAGTAGATAATCTCTTGATAAGGTATTGATATACCAAAAATCTACCACCTTATCTTCACGTCGATTGACCTAGTACCCGCAGGTAGTGATTTGTACCAAAGGTAGGATTATTCGAGTCTTTTTTTTACCAAACGATCGATAGGAATCGTGTGCTGTTGCTCAATATAGCATTAAATCTTGCAGATGTACGACATATTATCGATATAATCCACAGGAGTCTCGTTTACATTCATTTGAATATAAAACCTAGTTGTCGTAATAGAAAGGtgtattttaaaatggCAAGAACAGATTTCAAAAAGGAAGGTCCAAAAGGCCAGAAAAAGGAGGAAATCAAGTACCCATGCTCCCCAAGAAGCC
This window encodes:
- a CDS encoding conserved hypothetical protein (encoded by transcript BEWA_015430A), whose translation is MSVSQSSIRSSRFFADCQSASEGFLHKSCLTQQNKSKKKKRIKITENKETLSVIRGLISCCLGNRQSTDLSNISFMGYDLGDVFEDASTVDTVSELESLPSSRKATVYLHMHAHAIPQATWAIEPSRKFKSAEIKLPEARWLLLSWASRIIRGDSVNKSLLNSLVSECTSKHKKVEFMSNTIIKTFPGLELAEEIQEMGAMDFSVAIDTMMITLNDYVGIDKNTFLFIVKKECCYGVYHIHRGNRNYTQNVLIGACKDLIIFEIQLFEKNGIYYFSRMLSFNGFV
- a CDS encoding ATP binding protein family member protein (encoded by transcript BEWA_015440A) gives rise to the protein MRYAQIVLGPAGSGKTTYCKMFQEYLSACKRVCHIINLDPATEEGIVFDHEKKSKKPGQKKEEINPFDTDIRDFVDIGAVVEEEELGPNGALVRSAELLGENIEWLAEQIEETYGDEAYLLFDTPGQIELFIHIPYVKRITQLLQRLGINALAVFLLDVSFMTDPSKLISGSLAGLAAMVNLEMPHINILSKCDLLYDADTTGNINLKPFADVTSSTFGLSKHHLNFQKSIMSGEDCEDMNYGTLCTSINKSADDLVEALDAHLPPTYRRLNTAFASLLEDFDLVGFLPLNINDELSLEQILVATDVALQYGEEAEPSAKFDLSDTI